A DNA window from bacterium contains the following coding sequences:
- a CDS encoding enoyl-ACP reductase: MIMQGKQGLICGVANKRSIAHAIAKSLHREGAELAFTYQGDAVKKNVQEIADDLGSDLLFKCDVTKDDDIKKLFHDLKHYMHHIDFVVHSVAFADKEDLKKDFHRTSRHGFTLAHDISAYSLIAIANEAYPLMHLHGGAILTLSYYGAEKVIPGYNVMGVAKASLEASVRYLAADLGHRQVRVNAISAGPVNTLAARGISGFTKILDIIPEKAPLRRNVEVDEVGDAGLFLCSPWATGITGETLYVDCGYHVIGM, translated from the coding sequence ATGATCATGCAGGGCAAACAAGGGCTTATTTGCGGAGTCGCCAACAAAAGGAGTATCGCCCACGCTATCGCCAAAAGTTTGCACCGCGAAGGCGCTGAGCTCGCTTTTACGTATCAGGGCGATGCCGTCAAGAAGAATGTGCAGGAAATAGCGGACGATTTAGGCAGCGACTTGCTTTTCAAGTGTGACGTGACCAAGGACGATGATATTAAAAAACTCTTTCATGATCTGAAACATTACATGCACCATATTGATTTTGTTGTTCATTCGGTGGCTTTTGCTGACAAAGAAGACCTGAAAAAGGATTTTCACAGAACAAGCCGTCATGGGTTTACTTTAGCGCATGACATCAGCGCGTATTCGTTAATTGCGATTGCCAACGAGGCCTACCCTCTTATGCACTTGCATGGCGGCGCCATTCTCACGCTGTCGTATTACGGCGCGGAAAAAGTTATTCCGGGTTACAATGTAATGGGTGTTGCTAAAGCGTCTCTCGAAGCGAGCGTGCGCTATCTCGCGGCAGATCTGGGCCATCGGCAGGTTCGCGTGAATGCAATTTCCGCCGGCCCGGTTAATACGCTGGCGGCGCGCGGCATTTCCGGATTCACAAAAATTCTGGATATTATTCCGGAAAAGGCTCCGCTCCGCAGAAACGTTGAAGTGGATGAGGTTGGAGACGCCGGACTGTTTTTATGTTCACCGTGGGCCACGGGCATCACGGGAGAAACACTATACGTGGATTGCGGCTATCACGTTATTGGAATGTAA
- a CDS encoding DUF3520 domain-containing protein — MSCYYISTIFHLKLESIMKKQSAVKWSMLLSILILTGCFVAFLSKGETGSLSGIVKDKQTGNPIPGVIIKVIGAGLSVQTDSTGYFSIDNISVGNYDLLVSVNNYQAVKIEGIAIDAFTEQQLELTIKENTSGQAKIKTLSAQELDIKREKLHSTDVILLGAHDGQENMPESEMKTIDKDVAKKSAKATAGRGILGVIGGSGGLHNGGAGVMSPVYLNPPNGQKYWDMYHHDYGTNPFIDTEDDNWSTFGADVSTASYSLVRSYITNGEIPPKDAVRVEEFVNYFNQSYKSAEEKTFLIATQAMPSIVSKNYQLVKIGIKGKEVKAENRKPAMLTFVIDVSGSMNIENRLGLVKKTMLLMTRELRQGDQVGIVAYGSNAQIILNPTSNKEAIESAVNGLYSEGSTNAEAGLWQGYQMAAKNFDSQAINRVILCTDGVANNGETSSDGLLKQIEKYKNKGITLTACGFGMGNYNDVLIEQLATRGDGTYYYIDDLNEAKRVFVEQLTGTLQVIAKDVKIQVTFDKDHVSRYRLIGYEKRDVRDEDFRNDKIDGGEIGSGHTVTALYEVKLKNQSAQNIGKITIRYKSPDGKDVAEIEEPIKMNVPESLQEISNFQFTSAVVLYAEIMRESYWAKNRELSEVKNLLNGIDQNFKTHYKQFEDFYDMVNRTIKLKSAKTLGGNR; from the coding sequence ATGTCGTGTTACTACATAAGCACAATCTTTCATTTAAAATTGGAGAGTATTATGAAAAAGCAAAGTGCCGTAAAGTGGAGCATGCTTCTAAGCATTCTGATTTTGACTGGATGTTTCGTCGCATTTTTATCAAAAGGTGAAACAGGGAGTTTGAGCGGAATCGTCAAAGATAAACAAACGGGAAACCCCATACCCGGCGTTATAATTAAAGTAATCGGCGCAGGGCTATCAGTACAAACCGATTCCACAGGGTATTTTTCAATAGATAATATTTCCGTAGGGAATTACGATCTATTGGTTAGCGTCAATAATTATCAGGCTGTAAAAATAGAAGGTATTGCTATTGACGCCTTTACCGAGCAGCAGTTGGAATTGACGATTAAAGAAAACACTTCCGGCCAAGCAAAAATAAAAACGTTATCGGCTCAGGAATTAGATATTAAAAGAGAAAAACTACATTCAACAGACGTAATCCTGCTTGGCGCTCACGACGGGCAGGAAAACATGCCGGAATCGGAAATGAAAACTATTGACAAAGATGTTGCGAAGAAATCCGCAAAAGCGACAGCCGGGCGAGGTATTCTGGGTGTCATTGGTGGATCAGGCGGATTACACAACGGAGGCGCCGGTGTGATGAGCCCTGTTTATTTAAACCCGCCAAACGGACAGAAATATTGGGATATGTATCATCATGATTACGGAACCAACCCGTTTATCGATACGGAAGACGATAATTGGTCAACGTTCGGCGCGGACGTGAGCACAGCTTCTTATTCTTTGGTTAGAAGTTATATTACGAATGGCGAAATCCCGCCAAAAGACGCCGTGCGCGTGGAGGAATTTGTCAATTACTTCAATCAATCCTATAAATCCGCCGAAGAAAAAACATTTTTAATTGCCACACAAGCCATGCCGTCGATTGTCAGTAAAAATTATCAATTGGTTAAGATCGGTATAAAAGGAAAAGAAGTGAAAGCCGAAAATAGAAAGCCGGCGATGTTAACGTTTGTGATCGATGTGTCGGGTTCGATGAATATTGAAAACCGATTGGGGTTGGTTAAAAAAACGATGCTGCTGATGACGCGTGAATTGCGCCAAGGAGACCAAGTTGGAATCGTAGCGTATGGGTCGAACGCGCAAATTATTTTGAATCCGACAAGCAACAAGGAAGCCATCGAATCGGCGGTGAACGGGCTATACAGCGAAGGGTCAACGAATGCAGAAGCGGGTTTATGGCAGGGTTATCAGATGGCTGCGAAAAATTTTGATTCACAGGCCATCAATCGTGTGATCCTTTGCACGGACGGCGTTGCCAATAACGGCGAAACTTCTTCGGATGGCTTACTAAAACAGATCGAAAAATATAAGAACAAAGGTATTACGCTTACCGCGTGCGGCTTTGGAATGGGGAACTATAACGATGTGCTGATCGAACAGCTTGCCACGCGCGGGGATGGAACGTATTATTATATTGACGATCTGAATGAAGCCAAGCGGGTATTTGTCGAGCAGTTAACCGGAACTCTCCAGGTGATCGCGAAAGACGTTAAAATTCAAGTGACGTTCGACAAGGATCACGTAAGCCGTTATCGTCTGATCGGTTACGAAAAACGGGACGTGAGGGACGAAGATTTTAGAAATGACAAGATCGACGGCGGTGAGATAGGGTCGGGGCACACGGTAACCGCATTGTATGAGGTAAAACTGAAAAATCAGAGCGCACAAAATATCGGGAAAATAACCATTCGCTATAAATCGCCGGACGGAAAAGATGTTGCTGAAATTGAAGAGCCGATAAAAATGAACGTACCGGAATCATTACAAGAAATATCAAATTTTCAGTTCACATCAGCCGTTGTATTATACGCGGAGATTATGCGGGAAAGCTATTGGGCAAAAAACAGAGAATTATCCGAAGTGAAAAATCTATTGAACGGTATTGATCAAAATTTCAAAACACATTATAAGCAGTTTGAAGATTTTTATGATATGGTAAATCGTACGATCAAATTGAAAAGCGCTAAGACGTTAGGGGGAAATAGGTAA
- a CDS encoding RsmB/NOP family class I SAM-dependent RNA methyltransferase: protein MNLQIPDVFIQYLDSVLGSDKDKFLSGLNFSKRTSFRVNTLKISKEELLQRLAQNGFAFQDIGFADAVVVENESALLSKTIEHFLGLLYIQSVASMIPPLVLDPQENEMTLDISAAPGSKTTQIGQMMRNRGVLVANDWDGKRIKTLSHNLDRMGIINSAMVNMGGERIGNLLPETFDKILVDAPCSALGVIHKAPQAVANLNYLQKFAFIQEQLLVSAIKAVKVGGTIVYSTCTVAPEENEKLINTILSRYPVEVEDIVLPQPLSFMPGITSYKGESYHASLSKTVRILPSEINPEGFFIAKLRKISAVGNAEGKESFNNKKIRYALTGPQDPGIHRMADYFERIFGMDPSFWNDFRFLIKDDEILVTSGEWEGNEDMLNRIYTHRIGTRLARTRREDEWKLSTNAAQLFSEAITKNKIDLTDPKEIETFVEAGTIRRAFDIDKGGVVVTANGYTLGCGVIHQGNLKSQMPKSRTVMTVDF, encoded by the coding sequence ATGAACCTCCAAATCCCCGACGTATTTATACAATACCTCGATTCCGTTTTAGGTTCGGATAAAGACAAATTTCTATCCGGATTGAATTTTTCCAAACGCACATCCTTCCGCGTCAATACACTTAAGATTTCAAAAGAAGAATTACTCCAGCGCCTCGCGCAAAACGGATTTGCCTTTCAGGATATTGGATTTGCCGACGCGGTTGTTGTGGAGAACGAATCCGCTCTTTTAAGTAAAACAATCGAACATTTTCTCGGGCTGCTGTACATTCAAAGTGTGGCATCGATGATTCCTCCGCTCGTACTCGATCCGCAGGAAAATGAAATGACTCTCGATATTTCAGCAGCCCCGGGATCAAAAACCACCCAGATAGGGCAGATGATGCGTAATCGCGGCGTGCTCGTTGCCAATGACTGGGACGGAAAGCGGATCAAAACTTTATCGCATAATTTGGACCGGATGGGCATCATCAATTCGGCCATGGTAAACATGGGCGGCGAACGCATCGGCAATCTGCTTCCGGAAACCTTCGACAAAATCTTAGTGGACGCTCCGTGTTCCGCGCTGGGCGTGATTCACAAAGCGCCGCAGGCAGTGGCTAATCTGAATTACTTGCAAAAGTTTGCATTTATTCAAGAGCAACTTCTTGTCAGCGCGATCAAAGCGGTGAAAGTTGGCGGCACTATCGTGTATTCCACCTGCACCGTTGCGCCGGAGGAAAATGAGAAACTTATTAACACGATACTTTCGCGTTACCCGGTTGAAGTCGAAGATATCGTTTTGCCTCAACCGTTGTCATTCATGCCCGGAATTACAAGTTATAAAGGCGAGAGTTATCATGCGTCATTATCCAAAACGGTGAGAATTCTGCCTTCGGAGATAAATCCCGAAGGATTTTTCATTGCAAAATTACGAAAGATAAGCGCGGTCGGGAATGCTGAGGGCAAAGAATCATTTAATAATAAGAAAATTCGTTATGCCCTGACCGGCCCTCAAGATCCTGGCATTCACAGAATGGCGGATTATTTTGAAAGAATATTCGGTATGGATCCTTCTTTCTGGAATGATTTTCGTTTTCTAATTAAGGACGATGAGATACTCGTAACCTCCGGCGAATGGGAAGGCAACGAAGACATGCTCAATCGGATCTATACGCATCGTATCGGCACGCGTTTGGCGCGAACCCGGCGCGAAGATGAATGGAAATTGTCCACCAACGCCGCTCAGCTTTTCTCCGAGGCTATTACAAAAAACAAAATCGACCTTACCGATCCCAAAGAAATAGAAACGTTTGTCGAAGCCGGCACGATCCGGCGAGCCTTTGATATCGATAAAGGCGGTGTGGTGGTCACGGCCAACGGTTACACGCTGGGCTGCGGCGTGATCCATCAGGGTAACCTCAAAAGCCAAATGCCAAAGAGCAGAACGGTGATGACGGTGGATTTCTGA